The following are encoded together in the Chloroflexota bacterium genome:
- a CDS encoding single-stranded DNA-binding protein, whose translation MFHRIIIVGNLGRDPEMRYTTSGTPVTNFSVATNRTYTNANGEQVKETIWFRVSAWGKQAETTNQYLRKGSRVLVEGRLIADPTTGGPRIWTRQDGTAAASFEVHALTVRFLSSREETENAARAMGDAAPVDDLPAEEDEIPF comes from the coding sequence ATGTTCCACCGTATCATCATCGTCGGTAATCTGGGCCGCGATCCTGAAATGCGTTACACCACCAGCGGCACACCAGTTACGAACTTCTCGGTCGCCACGAACCGCACCTACACCAACGCCAACGGCGAACAGGTCAAGGAAACCATCTGGTTCCGGGTCTCGGCCTGGGGCAAACAAGCGGAAACCACGAATCAATACCTGCGGAAAGGCTCGCGGGTGCTGGTCGAAGGGCGGTTGATCGCCGACCCCACCACCGGTGGCCCCCGCATCTGGACCCGGCAGGATGGCACGGCAGCGGCATCTTTCGAGGTGCACGCCCTCACGGTGCGCTTCCTCAGCAGCCGCGAAGAGACCGAAAACGCTGCACGCGCCATGGGCGACGCCGCCCCTGTGGACGACCTCCCCGCCGAAGAAGACGAAATTCCCTTCTAA
- a CDS encoding haloacid dehalogenase, with product MEAIADAVHHDLEARTHARDRALSQARQLVRACAHAIRAVHRDDHTQAAERLEAARTLADTLRRDLAAFPDLYFAGYTQDALKEFAEASIVHALVNGGDLPTPEDLGIPASAYVRGLAEAVGELRRRVLDLLRHGYSPETERLLGLMDDIYAVLVTMDYPDAVTYGLRRLTDIARSLLERTRGDVTLSLRQDALERSLRRLEDRLSPD from the coding sequence CTGGAAGCCATCGCCGACGCCGTGCATCACGACCTGGAAGCACGGACTCACGCCCGAGACCGCGCCCTGAGCCAGGCACGGCAACTGGTGCGCGCTTGCGCCCATGCCATCCGCGCCGTGCATCGCGACGACCACACCCAGGCCGCCGAGCGGCTGGAAGCCGCCCGCACCCTGGCCGATACCCTGCGTCGCGACCTGGCGGCCTTCCCCGACCTCTACTTTGCAGGCTATACCCAGGACGCCCTCAAAGAGTTTGCCGAGGCCAGCATCGTGCACGCGCTGGTCAACGGCGGCGACCTGCCTACGCCCGAGGACCTGGGCATTCCGGCCTCGGCTTACGTCCGCGGCCTGGCCGAAGCCGTGGGCGAACTGCGCCGCCGCGTCCTCGACTTGCTGCGCCACGGCTATTCCCCCGAAACCGAGCGCCTGCTCGGCCTGATGGACGACATCTACGCCGTGCTGGTCACGATGGATTACCCCGACGCGGTAACCTACGGCCTGCGACGCCTGACCGACATCGCCCGCAGCCTGCTGGAACGCACTCGCGGCGACGTCACCCTCAGCCTGCGGCAAGATGCGCTGGAACGTTCCTTGCGCCGTCTGGAAGACCGCCTCTCTCCCGACTGA
- the glyS gene encoding glycine--tRNA ligase subunit beta — MPQSLDFQSIIFTLQRYWAEQGCLIWQPYHTEVGAGTMNPATVLRVLGPEPWNVAYVEPSIRPDDGRYGENPNRLQMHYQFQVILKPDPGNPQELYLKSLEALGIDPKIHDIRFVEDNWKSPALGAWGLGWEVWLNGLEITQFTYFQQAGGQNLDPVAVEITYGLERIAMALQRVRDFKAIQWNEQRTYGDLHLQNEQEFSKYSFELADVERLHELYRIYEAEAARCIAEGLVMPAHDYVLKCSHIFNILDTRGAIGVTERQHFFGRMRDQARQVAEAYIAQREELGFPWGRADSKAVYTPPEVPAPPPPPDAPADFLLEVGTEELPPAELDTALAQLQEAVPALLERLRLAHGEVRILGTPRRLVVHVRDLAPRQPDREQVVKGPPADRAYDADGNPTKAAQGFARSKGVAVEDLEVREIGGGRYVVAVVREEGRPATEVLAEALPDLIAGLRFAQTMRWNAARTAFSRPVRWLLALLGDREVPFAYAGLVSGKATRGLRFLEPETIAVATPADYFAALEAQGIVLDPAERRERILAQVKALAAEVGGTVPDDEALINEVTHLVEAPTALRGTFEEEYLELPREVLIAVMKKHQRYFPVEKDGDLLPYFITVANKPDLTPPPGPLPSLAKGGEGVAAPSTWPERSRRPGEAQRGRGEIFPEIVQGNEDVIRARFADAAYFIREDRRHKLEDFLPKLKTLTFQADLGSMWDKTQRIRTLVDDLAPMLGLNDAELQATRRAAELCKADLATNMVVEMTSLQGIMGRYYALWGGEAPAVADAIYEHYLPRFTGDEVPKSKIGLTVGIADRLDTLMGLFAAGLAPSGAKDPFAQRRAALGLVQALMAWNLDFDLRQGLEAAAQHLPIEATAAAKQAVLAFIVERLRNLLLEQGYRYDVVDAVLAAQGHNPARAAQAVRELNAWVQRKDWPQILPAYARCVRITRGQPRYEVNPDAFVEDAERSLWQALQQAEATPRCPGSVDDFFAAFLPMKPAIERFFEDVLVMAEDETLRRNRLGLLQRIAALADGVADFSKLEGF, encoded by the coding sequence ATGCCGCAATCCCTCGACTTCCAATCGATTATCTTCACCCTGCAACGCTACTGGGCAGAGCAGGGCTGCCTCATCTGGCAGCCTTACCACACCGAAGTGGGCGCGGGCACCATGAACCCTGCCACCGTGCTGCGCGTCCTCGGCCCTGAGCCGTGGAACGTGGCTTATGTTGAGCCTTCCATCCGCCCCGACGACGGGCGCTATGGCGAAAACCCCAACCGCCTGCAGATGCACTACCAGTTCCAGGTCATTTTGAAGCCCGACCCGGGCAACCCGCAGGAACTCTACCTCAAATCCCTTGAGGCGTTGGGCATTGACCCCAAAATCCACGACATCCGCTTTGTGGAAGACAACTGGAAAAGCCCCGCCTTGGGCGCGTGGGGGCTGGGCTGGGAAGTGTGGCTGAACGGCCTGGAAATCACCCAGTTCACCTACTTCCAGCAGGCGGGCGGCCAAAACCTGGACCCCGTGGCCGTGGAAATCACCTATGGCCTGGAACGCATCGCCATGGCGCTGCAGCGGGTGCGCGATTTCAAAGCCATTCAGTGGAACGAGCAGCGCACCTACGGCGACCTGCACCTGCAAAACGAGCAGGAATTCAGCAAATACAGTTTTGAACTTGCGGATGTGGAACGCCTGCACGAGCTCTACCGCATTTACGAAGCCGAAGCCGCCCGATGCATTGCCGAAGGGCTGGTGATGCCCGCGCACGACTATGTGCTCAAGTGCTCGCACATTTTCAATATTTTGGATACCCGCGGCGCCATCGGCGTCACCGAGCGGCAGCACTTCTTCGGCCGGATGCGCGACCAAGCCCGGCAGGTGGCCGAAGCCTACATCGCCCAGCGGGAGGAACTGGGCTTCCCGTGGGGGCGCGCCGACAGCAAGGCGGTTTACACCCCGCCCGAAGTGCCCGCGCCGCCCCCACCGCCCGACGCCCCCGCTGATTTCCTGCTGGAAGTGGGCACCGAGGAACTGCCCCCCGCCGAACTGGACACCGCGCTGGCGCAATTGCAGGAAGCCGTGCCCGCGCTGCTGGAACGCCTGCGCTTAGCCCACGGCGAAGTGCGCATTTTGGGCACCCCCCGCCGCTTAGTGGTGCACGTCCGCGACCTGGCCCCCCGCCAGCCCGACCGCGAGCAGGTGGTGAAAGGCCCGCCCGCCGACCGTGCCTACGACGCCGACGGCAACCCCACCAAGGCCGCGCAGGGCTTTGCCCGCAGCAAGGGCGTGGCCGTGGAAGATCTGGAAGTGCGGGAAATCGGCGGCGGGCGCTATGTGGTCGCCGTGGTGCGCGAGGAAGGCCGCCCGGCCACCGAAGTGCTGGCCGAAGCCCTGCCCGACCTTATCGCCGGCCTGCGCTTTGCCCAGACCATGCGCTGGAACGCCGCCCGCACCGCGTTTTCCCGCCCGGTGCGCTGGCTGCTGGCGCTGTTAGGCGACCGCGAAGTGCCCTTTGCCTACGCCGGCTTAGTCAGCGGCAAGGCCACCCGCGGCCTGCGCTTTTTGGAACCCGAAACCATCGCCGTCGCCACCCCCGCCGACTATTTCGCCGCCCTGGAAGCCCAAGGCATCGTGCTCGACCCCGCCGAGCGCCGTGAGCGCATCCTCGCGCAGGTGAAAGCCCTCGCGGCCGAAGTTGGCGGCACCGTGCCGGACGACGAGGCCCTCATCAACGAAGTCACCCACCTTGTGGAAGCCCCCACCGCGCTGCGCGGCACCTTCGAGGAAGAATACCTGGAACTGCCCCGCGAAGTGCTGATTGCCGTGATGAAGAAGCACCAGCGCTACTTCCCGGTGGAAAAGGACGGCGACTTGCTGCCCTACTTCATCACCGTGGCGAACAAGCCGGATCTCACCCCACCCCCCGGCCCCCTCCCCTCCCTTGCTAAGGGAGGGGAGGGGGTGGCTGCGCCGAGCACCTGGCCTGAGCGAAGTCGAAGGCCGGGCGAGGCGCAGCGGGGGAGGGGTGAGATCTTCCCCGAAATCGTCCAGGGCAACGAAGACGTCATCCGCGCCCGCTTCGCCGACGCGGCCTACTTCATCCGCGAAGACCGCAGGCACAAATTGGAAGACTTCCTGCCCAAACTGAAAACCCTGACCTTCCAGGCCGACTTGGGTTCCATGTGGGATAAAACCCAACGCATCCGCACCCTGGTGGACGACCTCGCCCCCATGCTCGGCCTGAACGACGCCGAACTGCAGGCCACCCGCCGCGCGGCCGAACTCTGCAAGGCCGACCTCGCCACCAACATGGTGGTCGAGATGACCTCCCTGCAGGGCATCATGGGGCGTTACTACGCCCTCTGGGGCGGCGAAGCCCCCGCGGTGGCCGACGCCATTTACGAGCACTACCTGCCCCGCTTCACCGGCGACGAAGTGCCCAAGAGCAAAATCGGCCTCACCGTGGGCATCGCCGACCGGCTGGATACCCTGATGGGGCTTTTCGCAGCCGGGCTGGCGCCTTCCGGCGCCAAAGACCCCTTCGCCCAGCGCCGCGCCGCCCTCGGCCTGGTGCAAGCCCTGATGGCATGGAATCTGGACTTTGACCTGCGGCAGGGGCTGGAAGCCGCGGCGCAGCACCTGCCCATTGAGGCCACCGCCGCAGCCAAACAGGCCGTGCTGGCCTTCATCGTGGAGCGCCTGCGCAACCTGCTGCTGGAGCAAGGCTACCGCTACGATGTGGTGGATGCCGTGCTGGCCGCCCAGGGGCACAACCCCGCCCGCGCCGCCCAGGCCGTGCGCGAACTGAACGCCTGGGTGCAGCGGAAAGACTGGCCGCAGATTTTGCCCGCCTACGCCCGCTGCGTGCGCATCACCCGCGGCCAGCCGCGCTACGAGGTCAACCCCGACGCGTTCGTAGAAGACGCCGAGCGCTCTCTCTGGCAAGCCCTGCAACAAGCCGAAGCGACCCCGCGCTGCCCTGGCAGCGTGGACGACTTCTTCGCCGCCTTCCTGCCCATGAAACCGGCCATTGAACGCTTCTTTGAAGACGTGCTGGTGATGGCCGAAGACGAAACCCTGCGCCGCAACCGCTTAGGGCTGCTGCAGCGCATCGCCGCCTTAGCCGACGGCGTGGCTGATTTCAGCAAACTGGAAGGTTTTTAG
- the lysS gene encoding lysine--tRNA ligase, which translates to MPHEFNKLEQTRLAKLERLREMGIEPYPNRAERTHTAAEAKAVLETAEAAGDAEAPRVTVAGRLRAMRPMGKITFAHIEDESGRIQLFFQANTLGKERLKTFNKLFDLGDFVQASGFLFRTRTGEITVHVEDFRMLAKAITPLPPAKDEVAEDGTIVRHAVLADPETRYRQRYADLAVNPEVREIFRTRAKIVRALREFLDARGFLEVETPILQPIYGGAAARPFVTYHNQLKQKLYLRISFELYLKRLLVGMFEKVYEIGRDFRNEGISFKHNPEFTQLEFYWAYADYQKVMALTEEMLAYVADTVLGTRKITWQGHEIDLNPPWKRMELRQGLLEATGVDIAAYPDAESLAAAMKAQGLEPKPGAPRGKLIDQMVGDFLEPTFIQPTFLYDYPRDISPLAKAKPGDPTTVERFEGFIGGMELCNAFTELNDPLDQEARFLEMGRTYAADDEERHPIDEDYLRAMRYGMPPNGGFGMGIDRLTMLFTDKHSIREVILFPHLRERGESGNAAEAEPPEALS; encoded by the coding sequence ATGCCCCACGAGTTCAACAAGTTAGAGCAAACCCGTTTAGCGAAACTGGAACGCCTGCGCGAAATGGGAATAGAGCCTTACCCCAACCGCGCAGAGCGCACGCATACTGCTGCCGAGGCCAAAGCAGTGCTGGAAACCGCGGAGGCCGCCGGCGATGCCGAAGCCCCGCGCGTCACCGTTGCAGGAAGGCTGCGCGCCATGCGCCCGATGGGAAAAATTACCTTTGCCCACATTGAAGACGAAAGCGGGCGCATTCAGTTGTTCTTCCAGGCCAACACCTTGGGCAAAGAGCGCCTCAAGACCTTCAACAAGCTCTTTGATTTGGGCGACTTCGTTCAGGCCAGTGGCTTCCTCTTCCGTACCCGCACCGGCGAAATCACGGTGCACGTGGAAGATTTTCGTATGTTGGCGAAGGCCATCACCCCGTTGCCGCCCGCCAAGGACGAAGTGGCCGAAGACGGCACCATTGTGCGCCACGCGGTGCTGGCCGACCCGGAAACCCGCTATCGCCAGCGCTATGCCGATTTGGCCGTCAACCCTGAAGTGCGCGAGATTTTCCGCACGCGCGCCAAAATCGTGCGCGCCTTGCGGGAGTTCCTGGATGCGCGCGGTTTCCTGGAAGTGGAAACCCCCATTTTGCAGCCGATTTACGGCGGCGCTGCAGCCCGGCCTTTTGTGACCTATCACAATCAACTGAAGCAGAAACTTTACCTGCGCATTTCTTTTGAACTTTACCTCAAGCGCTTGCTGGTGGGCATGTTCGAAAAGGTTTACGAAATCGGCCGCGATTTCCGCAACGAGGGCATTTCCTTCAAGCACAACCCCGAATTTACCCAGTTGGAGTTTTACTGGGCTTATGCCGATTACCAGAAGGTGATGGCGCTGACCGAGGAAATGCTGGCCTACGTGGCCGATACGGTGCTCGGCACGCGCAAAATCACCTGGCAGGGGCACGAAATTGACCTCAACCCGCCGTGGAAACGGATGGAACTGCGTCAGGGCCTGCTGGAAGCCACTGGCGTGGATATTGCTGCTTATCCCGACGCCGAGAGCCTGGCGGCGGCGATGAAGGCGCAGGGGTTGGAACCCAAGCCCGGCGCGCCGCGCGGCAAACTCATTGACCAGATGGTGGGCGATTTCCTCGAGCCTACTTTTATCCAGCCTACCTTTCTCTACGACTACCCGCGCGATATTTCCCCTCTGGCGAAAGCCAAGCCTGGCGACCCCACCACGGTGGAGCGTTTCGAGGGCTTCATTGGCGGCATGGAATTGTGCAACGCGTTCACCGAACTCAACGACCCCCTCGACCAGGAAGCCCGTTTTCTGGAAATGGGGCGTACTTATGCTGCTGACGACGAGGAACGCCACCCGATTGACGAAGATTACCTGCGCGCCATGCGTTACGGGATGCCGCCCAACGGTGGCTTTGGCATGGGCATCGACCGTTTGACCATGCTTTTTACGGATAAGCACAGCATTCGCGAAGTCATCCTGTTCCCGCACCTGCGCGAGCGCGGTGAAAGCGGCAACGCAGCCGAAGCAGAGCCGCCAGAAGCGCTTTCCTGA
- a CDS encoding AAA family ATPase — MTDLFDHALAHDTASQPLAERMRPRTLDEFVGQEHILGPGKMLRRAIESDRLFSSIILWGPPGCGKTTLARLIARHTRAHFVTLSAVLAGKADLRKIIADAQERRKYHRQRTILFIDEVHRWNKAQQDALLPHVENGTITLIGATTENPYFEVISALVSRSRVFQLRPLEPQHIRRIVEAALTDPERGYGNRHVVLAPEALDFLTQAARGDARSALNALELAVETTPPAPDGSRTITLQAIQEAIQQRAVLYDKNGDAHYDTISAFIKSVRGSDPDAALYWLAKMVEAGEDPRFILRRLLILAAEDIGLADPQALVVVNAAAQAFEWVGLPEGVYHLAEATLYLATAPKSNSTKAYFAARDAVRQNANPDDVPSHLKDPSRDGKATGHGKGYRYPHNAPGHFVRQQYLPDALQGVRFYQPSDQGYEREVAARLAHWRKK; from the coding sequence ATGACCGACCTCTTCGACCACGCCCTCGCCCACGATACCGCCAGCCAGCCCCTCGCCGAGCGGATGCGCCCCCGCACCCTCGACGAGTTCGTCGGGCAGGAGCACATCCTCGGCCCAGGCAAAATGCTCCGCCGCGCCATCGAAAGCGACCGGCTGTTCTCTTCCATCATCCTGTGGGGACCGCCGGGGTGCGGCAAGACCACCCTCGCCCGCCTGATTGCCCGCCACACCCGCGCGCACTTCGTCACCCTCTCGGCGGTGCTGGCCGGCAAAGCCGACCTGCGCAAGATCATCGCCGACGCGCAGGAACGCCGCAAATACCACCGCCAGCGCACCATCCTCTTCATCGACGAGGTTCACCGCTGGAACAAGGCCCAGCAAGACGCCCTGCTGCCCCATGTAGAAAACGGCACCATCACCCTCATCGGCGCGACCACCGAAAACCCCTACTTTGAAGTCATCTCGGCGCTGGTTTCCCGCTCGCGCGTCTTCCAGTTGCGGCCATTAGAGCCCCAGCACATCCGCCGCATCGTGGAAGCCGCCCTCACCGACCCCGAACGCGGCTACGGCAACCGCCACGTGGTGCTCGCGCCCGAGGCGCTGGATTTCCTCACCCAGGCCGCCCGCGGCGACGCTCGCAGCGCCCTCAACGCGCTGGAACTGGCGGTGGAAACCACCCCGCCCGCACCCGACGGCAGCCGCACCATCACCTTGCAGGCCATTCAGGAAGCCATCCAGCAGCGCGCCGTGCTCTACGACAAGAACGGCGACGCCCACTACGACACGATTTCCGCCTTCATCAAGTCGGTGCGCGGCTCTGACCCCGACGCCGCGCTCTACTGGCTCGCCAAAATGGTGGAAGCCGGAGAAGACCCGCGCTTCATCCTGCGGCGGCTGCTCATCCTCGCAGCGGAAGACATCGGCCTGGCCGACCCGCAGGCGCTGGTGGTGGTCAACGCCGCCGCCCAGGCCTTCGAATGGGTGGGGCTTCCCGAAGGCGTGTACCACCTCGCAGAAGCCACCCTTTACCTCGCCACCGCACCCAAATCCAACAGCACGAAAGCCTACTTCGCCGCCCGCGACGCCGTGCGCCAGAACGCCAACCCTGACGACGTCCCCAGCCACCTGAAAGACCCCAGCCGCGATGGCAAAGCCACCGGGCACGGTAAAGGCTACCGCTACCCGCACAATGCACCCGGCCACTTCGTGCGCCAGCAATACCTCCCCGATGCACTCCAGGGGGTGCGCTTCTACCAGCCTTCCGACCAGGGCTACGAGCGCGAGGTCGCCGCCCGGCTGGCCCACTGGCGAAAGAAATAG
- a CDS encoding DUF3467 domain-containing protein — MSENKPPRVRLPAQVPLIYTNMARIAHSRTEFLIDLARYLPGDAEAVVQARVLLTPLSAKLLARALEQSISRYEAAYGEIPIPGSPSLADMLFRPPTTPPSEE, encoded by the coding sequence ATGAGCGAAAACAAGCCGCCTCGGGTGCGGCTCCCTGCCCAGGTGCCGCTGATTTACACCAACATGGCGCGTATCGCCCACAGCCGGACAGAGTTCCTGATTGATCTGGCGCGCTACCTTCCCGGCGACGCCGAAGCGGTAGTGCAAGCGCGGGTGCTGCTCACTCCCCTCAGCGCGAAACTGCTCGCCCGGGCGCTTGAACAAAGCATCTCTCGTTACGAGGCCGCGTACGGGGAAATCCCCATCCCCGGCTCGCCCAGCCTCGCCGACATGCTCTTTCGCCCTCCCACCACCCCACCATCAGAGGAGTAA
- the cas4 gene encoding CRISPR-associated protein Cas4: MLVLLVAVLLGVVGLLLVWLSARRRKQLGLPAGTVVYSDTGIRQELEKPLYDRALGLTGRPDYLIRQGKRLIPVEVKSAAAPPVPYDSHVFQVLAYCLLVERQMGIRPAYGLLRYDDREFRIDFTFEAEERLLDLLAEIRRAERRGGLPERSHTSAARCRACGFREICDQRLT, from the coding sequence GTGCTCGTGCTCCTGGTGGCCGTTCTGCTGGGGGTGGTGGGGCTGCTCCTGGTATGGCTCAGCGCCCGCCGCCGCAAACAGTTGGGGCTTCCTGCAGGCACGGTGGTTTACAGCGATACGGGCATTCGCCAGGAACTGGAAAAGCCCCTTTACGACCGCGCCCTGGGCCTCACTGGCCGTCCCGACTATCTCATTCGTCAGGGAAAACGGCTGATCCCGGTCGAGGTCAAATCGGCTGCGGCGCCGCCTGTGCCTTACGATAGCCACGTCTTCCAGGTACTGGCTTATTGCCTGCTGGTCGAGCGGCAAATGGGCATCCGCCCGGCCTACGGCCTGCTGCGGTACGATGACCGCGAATTCCGCATCGACTTTACCTTCGAAGCCGAAGAGCGCCTGCTCGATCTTCTGGCCGAAATCCGGCGGGCCGAGCGCCGGGGGGGATTGCCCGAGCGCTCCCACACTTCTGCCGCCCGCTGCCGCGCTTGCGGCTTCCGAGAAATTTGCGACCAGCGCCTGACCTGA